The DNA region ATAAACAATCACAACTATACTGCTTATTTCATTATCTCACCTTTTCCTCTGCCTCTGTGGAGTCTAATGTCGGAAAGACTTGCAAGCTGAAGGTCACTACGTCATTTCCGTTTCAGGGGGTTTCATAGAAATAAAACGGACTGTTTTATATGATTTCAGCATATTTATGGTTGTTGactgaataataaaataaaaataaaagaaatacaaacaAAGGCATCGAATTATACTAACCATTTAGTCATTattcaaatatcttttttagattttttgtttttcattttcccataATGCAATTTTCGAGTTATATTCAACTTCCGCTTCCACTGTAAACATGCGTGGCGAAGTGATGCTGTGATATGGTGGTTCGAAGTACAACTTGAAGTACCTAGTAAAGCCTATGGTAATGAATGAAAATGGTACCATTAATACGTTCCCCTTGTATCAAGCCATGTAATAATTTGACACTCATACTTTGTTATAGAATATACGTCTGATTAAATTGGTATCGCCTCATTTGTATTCATCCCCATGAATCACGTTGACGATGACTCTAGACAGTTGTAAGCCAGGCATCATATGACTGAAAtattgaaacatgaaaaaaggGGTAAAAAGCCGTGCTAGTATGTAGGCCAAAAGCATATGGTCTTTTTCCCTTGATATCCAGTATCCATTTTCGGTTCATAGGGAACAAACAGTTACaaagaataataaaattaagtatatTAATTCAAATTAGTTTATTAATTTGGTTGTCTTATGACATGCATGGATGTGTAACATGGTGTAGCATGCAGATATGCTAGTACACCCATTGTACTATGTTACAAaccaatatacattgtacatattttacatttaataatatataGTCATTAATCAGTTATAGGttataaaaaaaagagaaaagaaatcaaaatataaataaagtatgaaaataaaacttgtacatCTGCTTCGAGAAAGACAACATTTGATGGATAACAACTATTGACTTGGAGGAAAATAGTAGGTTTGATCTTCCTCTGGTGTGTTAATTGACATGAGCAACCAAATGCAACTAATAAGCAATGAGAAACTGTATGtacaaagataaatataatcaattctttttttcaaattttttgataagaatttacatttatcaattttaagaatatgTTGAACATTTGTCATTGAATTCTGAAATAAGTATGCCAGAGCCTAAAAATAATTGCCAATGTTAAAGGCCCAATACCTTTTTGAgacaaaaatttaaattttcttaGAAACAACAATTACATAAGAAAATGGctattgatggcctaagatgaggttattACACCAAACAAATACAAGATTCACTCTGTAATCTACCAGTTATGTAAAAGTGATGAAGTGACCGATTTTTGCAGTTTTGCCATCTGATGCAGTGATAGTTAACTACCTAACACATGGTAATTAGAATGAAGACTGGAAAATATAAGACGACTTGGGTTTTgaacatttacatttaatttatttttattaaattattcaGTATTCAGAAGGTAaggataagtgtagtattaacggtaagctataACTTTTGTGATTCGACAAAATCATGCAGTTTCGCTTTACATTCTcactttaaaaatttaaagccaTGTCAAAAAGATAGTAGGCCTTAATGCTggaatatattatacatttggTTAAGAAGCAACATTATAGGTACTGCGCAAtggcaatgtaaatattgtCTTTATCCTCTCCATGCTCTTTCAGTACAGATTTAAGTAAGATTATAGTGATACAttctacatttatatatatacacacttaAAAACATCTGCATACATATGTTTAATCTTTATTTAATACAACATTTTCATTGAGTTCTCTATCTCAGATATAGACAAAGGGTGTATATGTGTTTCGTATATTTATTCTTCTTTAACCAAATGTACCTGGtaatatatattgtgttaactgtaattataattaatacaatGTACCGTATTCAACCCTGTAAGCACCCCTCCCCACTTTTTAGGCTTCAGTTTCatttactttgaattaaatgcagactgaaaatatgaaaactatgtCGGTTTCTTTACTGATTTCTGTTGCAAATTGATCGatggcttactttgtagaataattttatgtagaataattttatgaaaggctagaCCAAATTTGTCTCTCTTATTTGCTTCAAATTTTATAAGCTCCCTGAGCGCTTAAATAATATTGggttaattaatgtatttgcATATGTTCTCTCTCATTCTTTTTTTGAGTTTTTGTCTTTTCTACATGTATGAAAACAATCGTCATATGTCTTTCAAATTCTGACTATGAAATATATAGGTAATAAATTTGCATTATTACTGTAAAAAAaagatacataaaaaatattttctgatataatatattttactttcagAAATTCAAGAGTTTGAAATGTGCTCTTATAGTGACAATTTCTAGTAGTGGACcatgtacattaaattgtatatggtatataatacattgtatgtagatgcaaacatttgaatttgtttCCATTTATAGAATTTGTCTAGAATTAGTTGAATTTATATAGTTTTCCATTAATACCATTATTGCTAATTTTTTTCAGAGGTTTGTTTAAAATGGCTGATGCTAATACTTGGACCTGTGAACAGGTGGCATTGTGGCTTGAAGAGAATAACTTCAGCCAGTACAAGGATTTATTTTGTGTGGACCACAAGATCGACGGAAAGGTCTTATTGACACTTACTGAGACAGACCTACGACAGCCTCCATTGCAGCTGTCAGTATTAGGCGACATAAAGAGATTGATTTTAAGCATAAATGACTTACAATCAGAATGCTGTTCTCCTTTCACGAAAAACTGCGAAAATGCAAGATTCAGAAAAAGCAAATCTTTCACCTCATCATCAAGGTCAAAAAGAAGAACAAAGACACATTACTCTGAAAGCGAAGATTCTGAATCGGGAGAAGATAATTATGAGTATTCATCACAGAAAGGCTATCGTTCAGACAATCATGGTCCCCGACCTTCTAAACATTTAGACTCTGAAATCTGGAAAACTTTACTAGGATTTCTCTATGCATTTTCAGTATTTTTGGTGACATCTTTTGTGATGGTTGTAGTACATGACAGGGTTCCTGATACAGACAAGTATCCGCCGCTACCCGACATCTTCTTGGACAACATACCGTATACTCCTTGGGCATTTGAAGCTTGTGAAGTTATTGCAGTCTGCTTAGGTACAATTTGGAGCATGGTACTGATATTCCACAAGCACAGGTAAAACTTCAATCTTCAGGGAGGTTACAAGTAAAGTGTTTGTAAAATCACTACTAATTAATCATTGTTAGATGAAAATCTACTACCGTATTTAccacttatatataatttaaatgccatatacatgtagatgtacaaAAGTACTGTCATGTATTTCAAAAGTTTAGCCTTccgtttttagctcacctggcccgaagggccggtgagcttatgccatggcgcggcgtccgtcgtccgtcgtccgtccgtccgtccgtccgtctgtctgtccgtcaacatttcctttaaatcgctactagtcatagagttctgcatggattgtgaccaaatttggccacaaagatccttgggggaaggggaacagaacttgtataaattttggctctgagcccctgggggcaggaggggcggggcccaataggggaaataaaggtaaatcctataaatcgctacttgtcatagagttctgcatggattgtaaccaaatttggccacaagcatccttgggggaaggggaacagaacttgtataaattttggctctgagcccccgggggcaggaggggcggggcccaataggggaaataaaggtaaatcctataaatcgctacttgtcctagagttctgcatggattgtgtgaccaaatttggccacaaacatccttaggagaaggggaacagaacttgtataaattttggctctgaccccctgggggcaggaggggcggggcccaatataggaaatagaggtaaatcctataaatcgctactagtcatagagttcttcatggattgtaaccaaatttggccacaaacatcctttggggaaggggaacagaacttgtataaaatttggctttgacccccagggggcaggaggggcggggcccaataggggaaataaaggtaaatcctttaaatcgctactagtcatagagttctgcatggattgtaaccaaatttggccacaagcatccttggggaaggggaacagaacttgtataaattttggctctgaccccccgggggcaggaggggcggggcccaataggggaaataaaagtaaatcctataaatcgctactagtcatagagttctgcatggattgtaaccaaatttggccacaaacatccttgggggaaggggaacagagcttgtataaattttggctctgacccccagggggcaggaatggtggggcccaataggggaattagaggtaaatattcaaatttcttcagaaaaataaacaatgaacctgtatccagaatattacttggcattacaaaccaggtgagcaatacaggccctctgggcctcttgttccaGTAGTCTTAATTATTCTGCTGTtctattatatcattttatgttatgtaTCATCAATGCAAAAGGAGCAGATTATGGCATGACTCCATCCCTGTATAGCTGCAATATTTTAGCTCAAAAGACTTAGATAATAGTGTTATCTTTATAGCTACAATTGATGccttactgctaatggagcaaagtaatgattttgCAAACCATAACTAAAACGTTTGTACGCATTTTATCATACTTGTTTTATATTGCTTTTATACTAGGCAATAAAAttgaaccatataaaatattgaaatcacagggagatattatttttttaacatatacataaaaaggTCTTTTCAAAGGAAAATTATAGGCAAGTCTTTGAATTGTGAACTTGGCATCTTGTGAGGGAAACGATATATATTAAGAATTATAGttgatatgtttgttttggacaaaaataatagataaatgcatgtatacgcaaaataattggaaacctgcagaaaagtataaaaaaaattgtgccCGGATGATTTTGCTGGCTGACACACATATAGGGACCATTTTGTACCCGGCTGAAAGGTACATTAgtccgggtacgtatattcgttctaggtttgacatttaaaatatatacatatattgtatgtgtttcaattttacacacataatGTATATGCATATAAAGATCTGTAAGTAATCTATATTATGTGGC from Argopecten irradians isolate NY chromosome 5, Ai_NY, whole genome shotgun sequence includes:
- the LOC138323975 gene encoding sphingomyelin synthase-related protein 1-like, which encodes MADANTWTCEQVALWLEENNFSQYKDLFCVDHKIDGKVLLTLTETDLRQPPLQLSVLGDIKRLILSINDLQSECCSPFTKNCENARFRKSKSFTSSSRSKRRTKTHYSESEDSESGEDNYEYSSQKGYRSDNHGPRPSKHLDSEIWKTLLGFLYAFSVFLVTSFVMVVVHDRVPDTDKYPPLPDIFLDNIPYTPWAFEACEVIAVCLGTIWSMVLIFHKHRFILLRRVFSIIGTVYLLRCITMLITSLSVPSPHLQCEGKMYGDIWAKAKRTMEIWMGMGMSLSGVRTCGDYMFSGHTVCITLLNFFITEYTPRQGKYNSYYLHMLTWVANMFGIFFILAAHEHYSIDVFIAFYISSRLFLYYHVLANNRSLMLRDKSRRRIWFPLFSFFESKCDGIVPNEFEWPFPSLATISAFFRKPLAKKS